The Halobacterium litoreum genome includes a region encoding these proteins:
- a CDS encoding CbiX/SirB N-terminal domain-containing protein, which translates to MQALVIVGHGSHLNPGSSDPAFAHADTIREAGAFDEVREAFWKEEPSFREVLRTLESDEVYVVPLFISEGYFTEQVIPRELRLDDWDPENWDSDGTDADHVTLDAADVEKTVHYCGPVGTHDSMSDVIVQRAKSITGDEDVGEVDESDSSARQTESDGGFGLAVVGHGTERNENSAKAIHYHADRIREMGRFDEVQAVFMDEDPEVDDVTDFFESEDIVVVPLFVADGFHTQEDIPEDMGLTDDYRDGYPVPGEVDGHRIWYSGAVGTEPLVADVILERAEDAGAPVHDAVEAVREKTGGADAAAGD; encoded by the coding sequence ATGCAAGCGCTGGTCATCGTCGGGCACGGCTCGCACCTCAATCCGGGCTCCTCGGACCCCGCGTTCGCGCACGCCGACACCATCCGCGAGGCGGGCGCGTTCGACGAGGTGCGGGAGGCGTTCTGGAAGGAGGAACCGTCGTTCCGCGAGGTCCTGCGGACCCTCGAATCCGACGAGGTGTACGTCGTCCCGCTGTTCATCTCGGAGGGCTACTTCACCGAGCAGGTTATCCCGCGGGAGCTCCGCCTCGACGACTGGGACCCCGAGAACTGGGACTCGGACGGCACGGACGCCGACCACGTCACGCTCGACGCCGCGGACGTGGAGAAGACGGTCCACTACTGCGGGCCGGTCGGCACCCACGACTCGATGAGCGACGTCATCGTCCAGCGCGCGAAGTCGATTACGGGAGACGAGGACGTGGGCGAGGTCGACGAGTCGGACTCGTCGGCTCGTCAGACGGAGTCTGACGGTGGGTTCGGCCTCGCCGTCGTCGGCCACGGCACGGAGCGCAACGAGAACTCCGCGAAGGCCATCCACTACCACGCCGACCGCATCCGCGAGATGGGGCGCTTCGACGAGGTGCAGGCCGTCTTCATGGACGAGGACCCCGAGGTGGACGACGTGACCGACTTCTTCGAGAGCGAGGACATCGTCGTCGTCCCGCTGTTCGTCGCGGACGGCTTCCACACGCAGGAGGACATCCCCGAGGACATGGGGCTGACCGACGATTACCGGGACGGCTACCCCGTTCCCGGCGAGGTGGACGGCCACCGCATCTGGTACTCGGGCGCCGTCGGCACCGAACCGCTCGTCGCGGACGTAATCTTGGAGCGCGCCGAGGACGCCGGCGCGCCCGTCCACGACGCCGTCGAGGCCGTGCGAGAGAAGACCGGCGGCGCGGACGCGGCCGCGGGGGACTGA
- a CDS encoding DUF4367 domain-containing protein produces the protein MSRRPLLAVAVAALLVTSGCNAIGTLGGGSGADVPNEDVEAEFAELETMEATQVSVSTFGNTTNRTRSHLYAAFGDPVRQRQRVLSPESRAGNLVIANETTTVIYDDAANNATLIPRTATSSVDRSAYYASIVAAARENGTVDPETGVSPLPVLPARQGSSVPTEDIGGYRVEYLGTDTIADRTAHGFRMTPTTDAALTSNRTVWLDAEFYYPLKTHVRATLNDRTIEVESRVENVTFNADLPGGIFDFEPPENASVETLNVSAETYDTPEALREAVDIAVPDPDVPEGYAFVRGQHYPGNASQVGLHYEGEDGATLRVSKMAYVTNGTGLSSGENVTVAGREGNYLTTGRTKLLTWSCEESQYSIAASDLSKEELLAVAESVACE, from the coding sequence ATGAGTCGCCGTCCCCTCCTCGCCGTCGCGGTCGCCGCCCTCCTCGTCACCAGTGGCTGTAACGCCATCGGGACGCTCGGCGGCGGCAGCGGCGCCGACGTTCCCAACGAGGACGTCGAAGCCGAGTTCGCCGAACTGGAGACGATGGAGGCCACGCAGGTCTCCGTGTCGACGTTCGGCAACACGACGAACCGCACGCGGAGCCACCTGTACGCCGCGTTCGGCGACCCCGTCCGGCAGCGCCAGCGCGTGCTCTCGCCCGAGTCCCGCGCCGGGAATCTCGTGATAGCGAACGAGACGACGACGGTCATCTACGACGACGCGGCGAACAACGCCACGCTGATTCCGCGAACGGCCACGTCGTCCGTCGACCGGAGTGCGTACTACGCGAGCATCGTCGCCGCGGCGCGAGAGAACGGCACTGTCGACCCCGAAACCGGCGTCTCGCCGCTCCCGGTCCTCCCGGCCAGACAGGGGTCGTCGGTGCCGACCGAGGACATCGGCGGCTACCGCGTCGAGTACCTTGGCACGGACACTATCGCCGACCGGACCGCCCACGGGTTCCGGATGACGCCGACGACCGACGCCGCGCTCACCTCGAACCGGACGGTGTGGCTCGACGCCGAGTTCTACTACCCCCTGAAGACCCACGTCCGGGCGACGCTGAACGACCGGACAATCGAGGTCGAGTCCCGCGTCGAGAACGTCACGTTCAACGCCGACCTCCCCGGCGGCATCTTCGACTTCGAACCGCCGGAGAACGCGTCCGTCGAGACGCTGAACGTCTCGGCGGAGACCTACGACACCCCCGAGGCGCTCCGCGAGGCGGTCGACATCGCGGTCCCCGACCCGGACGTGCCCGAGGGCTACGCGTTCGTTCGCGGCCAGCACTACCCCGGGAACGCCTCGCAGGTCGGCCTCCACTACGAGGGCGAGGACGGCGCGACGCTCCGCGTGAGCAAGATGGCGTACGTGACGAACGGCACGGGCCTGTCGAGCGGCGAGAACGTCACGGTCGCCGGACGCGAGGGGAACTACCTGACGACGGGCCGGACGAAACTGCTGACGTGGAGCTGCGAGGAGAGCCAGTACTCGATAGCCGCCAGCGACCTCTCGAAGGAGGAACTGCTCGCTGTCGCCGAGTCCGTCGCCTGCGAGTAG
- a CDS encoding cytochrome d ubiquinol oxidase subunit II encodes MTEPFLAGGPLFGLPLPELWFALLFAILGTFLFLDGFDFGAGVLFGLREGDEDRETILAAIGPFWDGNEVWLVVFGGALFAAFPTVYAALFSRHYLLMFAILGALILRGLAPEMYEQRHDDAWQRWWGRSFVAGSALSPFLLGAFVGNWVAGAGRSLTLSGVVVGATVVALAVVSGVAFLRVKARGALREEIRTYGEGAVVAYLVGVVASLGVLSLAADRVADAVATLPVLALVVASVALAAGYVAALRADRDHLALAASAAMTYGLVAVVALLLYPGIDPAGGHTVDSAIISTLPLNLMSVGAAILLPLVASYFVVLYSAFSGPAEPTEGY; translated from the coding sequence ATGACTGAGCCGTTCCTCGCGGGCGGCCCGCTGTTCGGCCTGCCGCTCCCGGAACTGTGGTTCGCGCTCCTCTTTGCCATCCTCGGTACCTTCCTGTTCCTCGACGGCTTCGACTTCGGCGCCGGCGTCCTGTTCGGCCTGCGCGAGGGCGACGAGGACCGGGAGACGATTCTCGCCGCCATCGGGCCGTTCTGGGACGGTAACGAGGTGTGGCTCGTCGTCTTCGGCGGCGCGCTGTTCGCCGCCTTCCCCACCGTCTACGCCGCGCTGTTCAGCCGCCACTACCTGCTGATGTTCGCCATCCTCGGCGCGCTCATCCTCCGCGGCCTCGCGCCCGAGATGTACGAACAGCGCCACGACGACGCGTGGCAGCGCTGGTGGGGGCGGTCGTTCGTCGCCGGGAGCGCGCTCTCGCCGTTCCTCCTCGGCGCGTTCGTCGGGAACTGGGTCGCCGGCGCCGGCCGGTCGCTCACGCTCTCCGGCGTCGTCGTCGGCGCCACCGTCGTCGCGCTCGCGGTCGTCTCCGGCGTCGCGTTCCTCCGGGTGAAGGCCCGCGGCGCGCTCCGCGAGGAGATTCGCACCTACGGCGAGGGCGCCGTCGTCGCGTACCTCGTCGGCGTCGTCGCTTCTCTGGGCGTGCTCTCGCTCGCCGCCGACCGCGTCGCCGACGCCGTCGCGACGCTCCCGGTCCTCGCGCTCGTCGTCGCGTCAGTCGCGCTCGCCGCGGGGTACGTCGCCGCGCTCCGCGCCGACCGCGACCACCTCGCGCTCGCCGCGAGCGCCGCGATGACCTACGGTCTCGTCGCCGTCGTCGCGCTCCTGCTCTACCCCGGCATCGACCCCGCGGGCGGCCACACCGTCGACTCCGCGATAATCTCGACGCTCCCGCTGAACCTCATGTCCGTCGGCGCGGCGATTCTGCTCCCGCTCGTCGCGTCGTACTTCGTCGTCCTCTACAGCGCGTTCAGCGGCCCCGCGGAACCCACGGAGGGGTACTGA
- a CDS encoding DUF7523 family protein — MSVAGETRAAVDDHPFLRRALRAGVVNHAAAARFVDVAGDEDAVAAAIRRYGEELPAFAAGDRSAHVSMQSGLGESEDGLLAVAGTGFAPGEGDLTALLASGDVDSRSLAFALERLHAAGVDPVAAGVAGETLAVVVTRRAAADALRIVEDAVVAVPRAGGD; from the coding sequence ATGAGTGTTGCCGGAGAGACACGAGCGGCGGTCGACGACCACCCGTTCCTGCGGCGCGCGCTCCGCGCGGGCGTGGTGAATCACGCCGCCGCCGCGCGCTTCGTCGACGTTGCCGGGGACGAGGACGCGGTCGCCGCGGCGATTCGCCGGTACGGCGAGGAACTGCCGGCGTTCGCGGCGGGCGACCGGAGCGCGCACGTCTCGATGCAGTCCGGCCTCGGGGAGAGCGAGGACGGCCTGCTGGCGGTGGCGGGCACGGGGTTCGCGCCCGGCGAGGGCGACCTGACGGCGCTGTTGGCGAGTGGCGACGTGGACTCGCGGTCGCTCGCGTTCGCGCTCGAACGCCTGCACGCCGCGGGCGTCGACCCGGTGGCGGCGGGCGTCGCGGGCGAGACGCTTGCCGTCGTGGTGACGCGGCGGGCGGCGGCGGACGCGCTCCGAATCGTAGAGGACGCCGTCGTGGCCGTGCCCAGGGCGGGCGGCGACTGA
- a CDS encoding FAD-dependent oxidoreductase: MSEPFVVVGGDAAGLSAASKYRRENPDGDVIVFEKGDWVSYAQCGMPYFVKGEVDSITDLLSLKPDQAEERGIDLRRRHEVLSVNPDEQTVTVRNEDGTFEQAYGDLLIATGARAVSDPIPGTDLSGAFTLHSMDDTAALRAFLVDEAEAEEIASVEYVDGDYVRGFGARDPPETAAIVGGGYVGVEMAEAFSAHGLDVHLFQRPDRLLEPFGEAVAEEVADALRDAGVTLHLDMEVKRLAGDGGRLTGVECANTRLDADVAVVGIGVAPNTDLLSDTDVELGDSGAIAIDDHGRTNREHVYAAGDCAEMRHAVTGEPDWTPLGLTANRAGRAIGQTVAGDPEPVGDIAGTAVVKAFDEECGRTGILDHERARDAGFDPVSETVTAGSRSGYYPGNAETTVTLTADRETGRLLGGSIVGTDRAAIRIDTVATALEAGMTVAEVERLDLAYAPPFSPVWDPVLVAAKVLRGSLD; encoded by the coding sequence ATGTCCGAACCGTTCGTCGTGGTCGGCGGGGACGCCGCCGGCCTGAGCGCCGCCAGCAAGTACCGACGCGAGAACCCCGACGGCGACGTCATCGTCTTCGAGAAGGGCGACTGGGTGTCGTACGCGCAGTGCGGGATGCCGTACTTCGTGAAAGGCGAGGTCGACTCCATCACCGACCTGCTGTCGTTGAAACCCGACCAGGCCGAAGAGCGCGGCATCGACCTGCGGCGGCGTCACGAAGTGCTGTCGGTGAACCCCGACGAGCAGACCGTCACCGTGCGAAACGAGGACGGGACGTTCGAGCAGGCGTACGGCGACCTCCTGATTGCGACCGGCGCGCGCGCCGTCTCGGACCCGATTCCGGGCACCGACCTGTCGGGCGCGTTCACGCTCCACAGCATGGACGACACCGCCGCGCTGCGCGCGTTCCTCGTGGACGAGGCCGAGGCCGAGGAAATCGCGAGCGTCGAGTACGTCGACGGCGACTACGTCCGCGGGTTCGGCGCGCGCGACCCGCCGGAGACGGCGGCCATCGTCGGCGGCGGCTACGTCGGCGTGGAGATGGCCGAAGCCTTCAGCGCCCACGGCCTCGACGTCCACCTGTTCCAGCGCCCCGACCGCCTGCTCGAACCGTTCGGCGAGGCGGTCGCCGAGGAAGTCGCGGACGCCCTCCGGGACGCCGGCGTCACGCTCCACCTCGACATGGAAGTGAAGCGACTCGCCGGCGACGGCGGCCGCCTCACCGGCGTCGAGTGCGCGAACACGCGCCTCGACGCGGACGTGGCGGTGGTCGGCATCGGCGTCGCACCGAACACCGACCTCCTCTCGGACACCGACGTCGAACTCGGCGACAGCGGCGCCATCGCAATCGACGACCACGGGCGCACGAACCGCGAACACGTCTACGCCGCGGGCGACTGCGCGGAGATGCGCCACGCCGTGACCGGCGAACCCGACTGGACGCCCCTCGGCCTCACCGCGAACCGCGCCGGGCGCGCAATCGGGCAGACGGTCGCCGGCGACCCCGAACCAGTCGGCGACATCGCGGGGACGGCGGTCGTGAAGGCGTTCGACGAGGAGTGCGGGCGAACCGGGATTCTGGACCACGAGCGCGCTCGCGACGCCGGCTTCGACCCCGTCTCGGAGACGGTCACTGCCGGGTCGCGGTCGGGCTACTACCCCGGGAATGCGGAAACCACAGTCACGCTCACCGCCGACCGCGAGACCGGGCGCCTGCTCGGCGGGAGCATCGTCGGCACCGACCGCGCCGCCATCCGCATCGACACCGTCGCCACCGCGCTCGAAGCCGGTATGACCGTCGCCGAGGTCGAACGCCTCGACCTGGCGTACGCGCCGCCGTTCAGCCCCGTCTGGGACCCCGTGCTCGTCGCCGCGAAGGTGCTGCGCGGCAGCCTCGACTGA
- a CDS encoding methytransferase partner Trm112: MKEDLMDIVCCPLDKHDLELDVESREDDEVMSGTLTCTECGETYPIEDGIPNLLPPDMREDAPA; encoded by the coding sequence ATGAAAGAAGACCTCATGGACATCGTCTGCTGTCCGCTGGACAAACACGACCTCGAACTCGACGTCGAGTCCCGCGAGGACGACGAGGTCATGTCGGGAACGCTGACGTGTACGGAGTGCGGCGAGACGTACCCAATCGAGGACGGCATCCCGAACCTCCTGCCCCCGGACATGCGAGAGGACGCGCCGGCCTGA
- a CDS encoding DUF7521 family protein: MNAWYLAILAVSLVSTAVGLFVGYQAYRGFRRHQSRAMQYLSVGLILLTAVTNTTAFVGSALLRYDVIDGALQLPFTLGVRVLQFAGLVCIAYSLYRRP; encoded by the coding sequence ATGAACGCCTGGTATCTCGCCATCCTCGCGGTGTCGCTGGTGTCGACGGCCGTCGGCCTCTTCGTCGGCTATCAGGCCTACCGGGGGTTCCGGCGCCACCAGTCGCGGGCGATGCAGTACCTCTCGGTGGGACTCATCCTCCTGACTGCGGTGACCAACACCACCGCGTTCGTCGGGTCCGCGCTCCTCCGGTACGACGTCATCGACGGCGCGCTCCAGTTGCCGTTCACGCTCGGCGTGCGCGTCCTCCAGTTCGCCGGCCTCGTCTGCATCGCGTACTCGCTGTACCGGCGGCCCTGA
- a CDS encoding DUF6517 family protein — protein MDRRVTVAVVFAALVATSGCLGFLSGPITFSASKATVGDDALQQTEYEEAAVNSSEVTRTFSAAGQSKNVTVTNWVAMYERTVDVPVLGERRAAVFGAFASPEVSVLGQTFNPIKDYSDRELASLAQQQYSGLSIGDSVGTREVGTLNQTADVTKFEGTATLSGGQSVDVYVHVTKVKHDGDFVVAVAIYPQRLDGEQEKVDALLSGLEH, from the coding sequence ATGGACAGACGTGTGACCGTCGCGGTGGTCTTCGCCGCGCTCGTGGCGACGAGCGGGTGTCTCGGGTTCCTCAGCGGCCCCATCACGTTCTCGGCGTCGAAGGCGACCGTCGGCGACGACGCGCTCCAGCAGACGGAGTACGAGGAGGCGGCGGTGAACAGTTCGGAGGTCACGCGCACGTTCTCGGCGGCCGGCCAGTCGAAGAACGTCACCGTCACGAACTGGGTGGCGATGTACGAGCGCACCGTCGACGTGCCCGTACTCGGTGAGCGCCGGGCGGCGGTGTTCGGCGCGTTCGCCAGCCCCGAGGTGAGCGTGCTCGGGCAGACCTTCAACCCCATCAAGGACTACTCGGACCGCGAACTCGCCTCCCTCGCCCAACAGCAGTACAGCGGCCTCTCCATCGGCGACTCGGTCGGCACCCGAGAGGTGGGGACGCTGAACCAGACGGCGGACGTGACGAAGTTCGAGGGCACCGCGACGCTCTCGGGCGGGCAGTCGGTGGACGTCTACGTCCACGTCACGAAGGTCAAACACGACGGCGACTTCGTGGTCGCGGTCGCCATCTACCCGCAGCGCCTCGACGGCGAGCAGGAGAAGGTCGATGCCCTGCTCTCGGGCCTCGAACACTAG
- a CDS encoding DR2241 family protein, with translation MSVADALADAADAGIDFDGLTVEPYRDAYRWQTPDGEAVVTEAELRERADSPYATNWHYWERVVEGHDTARRAFLRWLEGDGEHAVPERYDHLRGGHTRHWGELAVTVVLSEDGQRRYEVRHEDDLGADVDAYTDPLEARQLVKHDDDGRYRPLSTAPTLPTGWAFVDLDGSDLVQTVEYVYPATVANWHREREGDLDVDHWEDAAGRQSGIYEIVQQLDGDALEWAAEACCVDSQCLKRREWDESEDEELDVPRGDGEFPCREPCSLFIAAARKFTTLEREETREYTFELTPEEKEQVEDIVDAVADGRTDEIREADVYEGANRYRARFLRAKRMDEHGLSGTPTYPEDHE, from the coding sequence ATGTCGGTCGCCGACGCACTCGCCGACGCCGCCGACGCCGGCATCGACTTCGACGGCCTCACCGTGGAACCGTACCGCGACGCCTACCGCTGGCAGACGCCCGACGGCGAGGCGGTCGTCACCGAAGCCGAACTCCGGGAGCGCGCGGACAGCCCGTATGCGACGAACTGGCACTACTGGGAGCGCGTCGTGGAGGGCCACGACACCGCGCGGCGCGCGTTCCTCCGGTGGCTCGAAGGCGACGGCGAGCACGCCGTCCCCGAGCGCTACGACCACCTCCGGGGCGGCCACACGCGACACTGGGGCGAACTCGCGGTGACCGTCGTCCTGAGCGAGGACGGCCAGCGGCGCTACGAGGTCCGCCACGAGGACGACCTCGGAGCGGACGTCGACGCCTACACCGACCCGCTGGAGGCGCGCCAGTTGGTGAAACACGACGACGACGGGCGCTACCGGCCGCTGTCGACGGCGCCGACGCTCCCGACCGGGTGGGCGTTCGTCGACCTCGACGGGAGCGACCTCGTGCAGACCGTCGAGTACGTCTACCCGGCGACGGTCGCGAACTGGCACCGAGAGCGCGAGGGCGACCTCGACGTCGACCACTGGGAGGACGCCGCCGGCCGACAGTCCGGCATCTACGAAATCGTCCAGCAGTTAGACGGCGACGCCCTGGAGTGGGCGGCCGAGGCCTGCTGTGTCGACTCCCAGTGCCTGAAGCGCCGCGAGTGGGACGAGAGCGAGGACGAGGAACTCGACGTGCCCCGCGGCGACGGCGAGTTCCCGTGCCGGGAGCCGTGCTCGCTGTTTATCGCGGCCGCGCGCAAGTTCACGACGCTCGAACGCGAGGAGACTCGCGAGTACACCTTCGAGTTGACGCCCGAGGAGAAAGAACAAGTCGAGGACATCGTCGACGCCGTCGCGGACGGCCGCACCGACGAGATTCGGGAGGCGGACGTCTACGAGGGCGCGAACCGCTACCGGGCGCGGTTCCTGCGCGCCAAGCGCATGGACGAACACGGCCTCTCGGGGACGCCGACGTACCCCGAAGACCACGAGTAG
- the cysS gene encoding cysteine--tRNA ligase, with protein sequence MTLYVSNTLSGEREPFEPRDPDDVLVYTCGLTVSDDAHLGHARLWVQSDVMARWLSHVGYGVRHVQNFTDVNEKIVARTGEDDFGETEGEVATHFIESVIEDMRDLNLARADVYPRVSEHVPEIIDLVETLVEKGYAYESNGSVYFDVTRFEDYGKLSGQRVEEMEAQGAEDEQSEKRHPADFALWKAGGVSADDANEHRDESLPPIDHECGQTWASPWGEGRPGWHIECSAMATTHLDDHIDVHVGGQDLVFPHHENEIAQSEAAAGEPFAKYWLHVRLLETEGEKMSSSLGNFFTVKNAIEAFGANVVRMFLVSTSYTQRQTYSEATISEAEERWERLERAYDRAVEAADSSEAYAKVADDDLRDAVENARREFAASMNDDFNARGAVSALLELATAVNRHVDEAERFDYRGLVDAIEAFEELGGGVLGFQFGDGEAGGDVALADELVELVLDVREEEREAGNYERADDLRDRLEALGVTVEDTDDGATFRR encoded by the coding sequence ATGACGCTCTACGTGTCGAACACCCTCTCCGGCGAGCGAGAGCCCTTCGAGCCACGCGACCCCGACGACGTGCTCGTGTACACGTGTGGCCTGACGGTCTCCGACGACGCCCACCTCGGGCACGCTCGCCTCTGGGTGCAGTCGGACGTGATGGCGCGGTGGCTCTCGCACGTCGGCTACGGCGTGCGCCACGTCCAGAACTTCACGGACGTGAACGAGAAAATCGTCGCGCGCACCGGCGAGGACGATTTCGGCGAGACGGAGGGCGAGGTGGCGACGCACTTCATCGAGTCAGTCATCGAGGACATGCGGGACCTGAACCTCGCGCGGGCGGACGTCTACCCTCGCGTCTCCGAGCACGTCCCCGAAATCATCGACCTCGTGGAGACGCTCGTCGAGAAGGGGTACGCCTACGAGTCAAACGGCTCGGTGTACTTCGACGTGACGCGCTTCGAGGACTACGGGAAGCTCTCGGGCCAGCGCGTCGAGGAGATGGAGGCACAGGGCGCCGAAGACGAGCAGTCCGAGAAGCGCCACCCGGCGGACTTCGCGCTCTGGAAGGCGGGCGGCGTCTCGGCTGACGACGCGAACGAACACCGCGACGAGAGCCTGCCGCCCATCGACCACGAGTGCGGGCAGACGTGGGCGTCGCCGTGGGGCGAGGGGCGTCCGGGCTGGCACATCGAGTGCTCGGCGATGGCGACGACGCACCTCGACGACCACATCGACGTCCACGTCGGCGGGCAGGACCTCGTGTTCCCCCACCACGAGAACGAAATCGCGCAGAGCGAGGCGGCGGCGGGCGAACCGTTCGCCAAGTACTGGCTCCACGTCCGCCTCCTCGAAACCGAGGGCGAGAAGATGAGTTCGAGTCTCGGGAACTTCTTCACCGTGAAGAACGCCATCGAGGCGTTCGGCGCGAACGTGGTGCGGATGTTCCTCGTCTCGACGTCCTACACGCAGCGACAGACGTACTCCGAGGCGACGATTTCGGAGGCCGAGGAGCGCTGGGAGCGCCTCGAGCGCGCGTACGACCGCGCCGTCGAGGCCGCCGACAGTTCCGAGGCGTACGCGAAGGTCGCGGACGACGACCTGCGGGACGCCGTCGAGAACGCCCGGCGGGAGTTCGCGGCGTCGATGAACGACGACTTCAACGCGCGCGGCGCGGTGTCCGCGCTCCTCGAACTCGCCACCGCCGTGAACCGTCACGTGGACGAGGCCGAGCGCTTCGACTACCGCGGCCTCGTGGACGCCATCGAGGCGTTCGAGGAACTGGGCGGCGGCGTCCTCGGCTTCCAGTTCGGCGACGGCGAGGCGGGCGGCGACGTGGCGCTCGCGGACGAACTCGTCGAACTCGTCTTAGACGTTCGCGAGGAGGAACGCGAGGCGGGGAACTACGAGCGCGCCGACGACCTCCGCGACCGCCTCGAAGCGCTCGGCGTGACCGTCGAGGACACGGACGACGGCGCGACGTTCCGGCGCTGA
- a CDS encoding DUF7524 family protein — MPERLAVHLNRDQPREVAPEAARLETDRSFVLAFENHGGPLHVHLHLDDALAKVARPEQTQIYVDEGETRRVEVVIPPDHAPTKGYVDLVTGYGAEEARVNVTVTAERKDGGPDVAVDETLSEKQQVEVESESSAGEVAWPAVGAGVAVVVAAALALAVSDGVAVFVGAFGLLAGVAAAAYVLYA, encoded by the coding sequence GTGCCGGAGCGTCTCGCCGTCCACCTCAACCGCGACCAGCCACGTGAGGTAGCGCCGGAAGCGGCGCGACTGGAGACCGACCGCTCGTTCGTGCTGGCGTTCGAGAACCACGGCGGCCCGCTCCACGTCCACCTCCACTTGGACGACGCGCTCGCAAAGGTGGCGCGCCCGGAGCAGACACAGATTTACGTCGACGAGGGCGAGACGCGTCGCGTCGAGGTGGTGATTCCGCCGGACCACGCGCCGACGAAGGGGTACGTCGACCTCGTGACGGGCTACGGCGCCGAGGAGGCGCGCGTGAACGTCACCGTCACGGCCGAGCGGAAGGACGGCGGCCCCGACGTAGCGGTCGACGAGACGCTCTCGGAGAAACAGCAGGTCGAAGTCGAATCCGAATCCTCGGCTGGCGAGGTGGCGTGGCCGGCGGTCGGCGCGGGCGTCGCCGTGGTCGTCGCGGCCGCGCTCGCGCTCGCCGTCTCGGACGGCGTCGCGGTGTTCGTCGGCGCGTTCGGCCTACTCGCGGGCGTCGCGGCGGCGGCCTACGTGTTGTACGCGTAG
- a CDS encoding ArsR/SmtB family transcription factor, whose amino-acid sequence MSEDSVPTAVLSLLDDEHARAILAAASTEPMSASQLSEACDASTATVYRRIDDLTELDLLEESINVRSDGNHHRVYRATLQRFTLELEDGEFATEVECESEDVADRFTRMWEGL is encoded by the coding sequence GTGAGCGAGGACAGCGTCCCGACGGCAGTGCTCTCGTTGCTCGACGACGAGCACGCGCGAGCCATCCTCGCAGCGGCAAGCACGGAACCCATGTCCGCCAGCCAACTGAGCGAGGCCTGCGACGCGTCGACGGCGACGGTGTACCGCAGAATCGACGACCTGACCGAACTCGACCTCCTCGAAGAATCCATCAACGTACGCTCGGACGGGAACCACCACCGCGTCTACCGCGCGACCCTCCAGCGATTCACGCTCGAACTCGAAGACGGCGAATTCGCCACCGAGGTCGAGTGCGAGTCCGAGGACGTCGCCGACCGATTCACGCGCATGTGGGAGGGACTATGA